The following coding sequences are from one Dermacentor silvarum isolate Dsil-2018 chromosome 4, BIME_Dsil_1.4, whole genome shotgun sequence window:
- the LOC119448083 gene encoding neprilysin-1 has product MSTLTTERRTTTTSTVATTSTRPRPRTWLDMIEESPNRRKIEVGLISSICLVLLIVLSLTLFVVLTLQTNPVNKAPVNLQNAVFCENATCFEQARRVMGYVEWSREPCDDFYTYACKGYHVSVANSASKYPITQGAQEQLRAAVEEVLANWHANMKPTDNFYLRYGVNLFQECMQGVTDAKEQLQSVFADMTYNHKPFFLPKSFDLEPHTLASRVGRNFWFFPLITVRKDVDLENRQRMIVHLDEPELTAPRALFDDAEFQREYLQAIRDLAITLGFDNVNETGRIFKLEQMLSKGTTSSRARAPYYKKVKLGSLFLDKWNIYMYLSNVLGENMSPEDEVALRSEKYFSRFLKSLKTTEWGTVNNFIVFRLVQFLSPLLMPKESKILQFMYKYGHALRPPPSKRTRCLDIMEPYFKPLLLTAAKVTFKDTETKRAEASRAIANLKESFKRMSIKSFYPHTEQSTLNNKLRRMRIYYFYPYETKEYQYMKQWYRSWKKLQYKYGQIVKSFRNAGFEFAKSQAHKTIQDFEWKGSVFQQDPFYDADNNALYIPASLFEPPLYYGDSFLPFSIPMYGWRIGVKMFQAIDYRGRTITDSAQYRNWWGETLMARYNEVEKCFRNAHGSLKLADESELYDHIADSAVVIVLFREYKRVVQSRVGPDKDIRLRDIKQFSGDNLFFLSLAHGVCTRIFNDAAQVQKKGGKRIAQERLNMALTHWPMFKSLYECPSSAHMVPQRRCMFW; this is encoded by the exons ATGTCCACGCTGACCACGGAGCGGCGCACCACAACCACCAGCACCGTCGCGACGACGTCGACCAGGCCGCGCCCTCGGACATG GCTCGACATGATCGAGGAAAGCCCGAACCGGCGCAAGATCGAGGTCGGACTGATCAGCAGCATCTGCCTGGTTCTCCTCATCGTCTTGTCCCTCACGCTCTTCGTGGTGCTCACGCTGCAGACAAACC CCGTGAACAAAGCACCGGTGAACCTGCAGAACGCAGTGTTCTGCGAGAACGCTACGTGCTTCGAGCAAGCCCGTCGCGTCATGGGCTACGTAGAGTGGAGCCGCGAGCCGTGTGACGACTTCTACACGTACGCCTGCAAGGGCTACCACGTGAGCGTGGCCAACTCGGCCTCCAAGTACCCCATCACGCAGGGCGCGCAGGAGCAGCTCAGGGCCGCTGTCGAGGAGGTGCTCGCCAACT GGCACGCCAACATGAAGCCCACGGACAACTTCTACCTGCGTTACGGAGTGAACCTGTTCCAGGAGTGCATGCAGGGAG tGACGGACGCCAAGGAACAGTTGCAGAGCGTGTTCGCCGACATGACGTACAACCACAAACCGTTCTTTCTGCCCAAGAGCTTCGACCTGGAGCCGCACACGCTGGCCTCGCGCGTGGGCCGCAACTTCTGGTTCTTCCCGCTCATCACGGTGCGCAAGGACGTCGACCTCGAGAACCGCCAACGCATGATCGTCCACCTGGACGAGCCCGAACTGACGGCACCGCGCGCCCTCTTCGACGACGCCGAGTTCCAGCGAGAGTACCTGCAG GCGATCCGTGACTTGGCCATCACTCTGGGCTTCGACAATGTGAACGAGACGGGGCGCATCTTCAAGCTGGAGCAGATGCTATCCAAAGGCACCACCAGCTCTCGGGCACGGGCACCCTACTACAAGAAGGTCAAGCTCGGCTCGTTGTTCCTTGACAAG TGGAACATCTACATGTACCTGAGCAATGTGCTTGGCGAGAACATGTCTCCCGAGGACGAAGTGGCGCTGCGCTCCGAGAAGTACTTCTCGCGGTTCCTCAAGTCTCTCAAGACGACCGAATG GGGCACGGTGAACAACTTCATCGTGTTCCggctggtgcagttcctgagccCGCTGCTGATGCCCAAGGAGTCCAAGATACTGCAGTTCATGTACAAATACGGCCACGCCCTGCGGCCGCCTCCCTCCAAGCGAACCCGCTGCCTGGACATCATGGAACCTTACTTCAAGCCGCTCCTGCTCACCGCCGCCAAGGTCACCTTCAAGGACACCGAGACCAAACGGGCCGAG GCGAGCCGCGCCATCGCCAACCTGAAGGAGTCGTTTAAGCGCATGTCCATCAAGTCCTTCTACCCTCACACGGAGCAGAGCACGCTCAACAACAAGCTCCGGCGCATGCGCATCTACTACTTCTACCCGTACGAGACCAAAGAGTACCAGTACATGAAACAGTGGTACCGCTCCTGG AAAAAGCTGCAGTACAAGTACGGCCAGATCGTCAAGAGTTTCCGGAATGCGGGCTTCGAGTTCGCCAAGTCCCAAGCTCACAAGACTATCCAGGACTTCGA GTGGAAGGGCTCCGTGTTCCAGCAGGACCCGTTCTACGACGCTGACAACAACGCCCTTT acATTCCTGCAAGCTTGTTCGAACCACCGCTGTATTACGGAGACTCATTCTT GCCTTTCTCAATCCCCATGTACGGCTGGCGAATCGGCGTGAAGATGTTCCAGGCCATCGACTACCGAG GTCGCACCATCACGGACAGCGCGCAGTATCGCAACTGGTGGGGCGAGACGCTGATGGCACGCTACAACGAGGTGGAGAAGTGCTTCCGCAACGCGCACGGCTCGCTCAAGCTGGCCGACGAGTCCGAGCTGTACGACCACATCGCCGACAGCGCGGTGGTCATCGTGCTCTTCCGAGAGTACAAGCGCGTGGTCCAGTCGCGCGTCGGGCCCGACAAGGACATACGGCTGCGGGACATCAAGCAGTTCTCCGGCGACAACCTCTTCTTCCTCTCGCTGGCGCAC GGCGTATGCACGCGGATTTTCAACGACGCGGCGCAGGTGCAGAAGAAAGGCGGGAAGCGCATTGCACAGGAGAG GCTAAACATGGCCCTGACGCACTGGCCCATGTTCAAGAGTCTCTACGAATGTCCTTCCAGCGCCCACATGGTCCCCCAGCGAAGATGCATGTTCTGGTAG